A window of Blastocatellia bacterium genomic DNA:
CATTATTTATAGAGTTACAAGAAGTAATAGCTTTTTATGATACAAAAGTAGAATTACTTGGTATTTCTTGGGGAATTTATGGGTTAAAAAATATTTTATATTATTTGGAAGAAGCAAAAATAGTTATTAGTAATATTAATGATTATATTAATGAGCTTAATAAAGATAGTACAAATGAAATATTTGACTTAGTATTGATTAAAGATAAGGTAGAAGCAGTTATTGAACAAGTATATTTATTATTTGATAAAGCAGAAATTAGTACTTTCTCTTTTAGCAGCTTGATAGAAAGTAAAGGGGGTAGTTATGAGATTCCTAACACAAACACCACAAATTAGCGATGTTGTATTTGTTCCTTCATTTAATGAAGAAGTAAGTTTTTTCCAACAACAATATGACTTTCTAAATAGCTGTTATGACAAGTTAAAAGCAACACAAGAGACTTTAGAAAAGTTAGGGGAACTAGCAGTTATTGGTTGTACTTATACTGAAGAAAAACTTGTAAATTCCTTAAAACAACTAAAGTTTGTATTATTACGTAAAGATGATGAGCAAATCAAACAACAATTGGTATTAGTTAGAGAAAGATTATGGAATTATTTGGTTTGGTTAAAGGAAAATAGCAATAATTTACCTACATATCTTTTACGCCAAGATATTGAAAATTCAAAGCTTACTTATGATGACATATTAGCCCTAGCATATTTGCTAAGTTTAACTAGATCTAACCTTAAAGAGGATATCAACAAATTTGAGTTACTATTAACAGAACTTTATAAAAGAATTGCTCCTGAAGATTTTAATAACCTCTTAGATTATGTTATGCCACTGCCAGAAAGTTCACCTTTGACAGAACAAGCAAATGAAAAATTGTTTTATGCTTCAGAATTAATAAATAAAATCCGTCAAACAGGGAGTTTTTATAAATTGGTGCTTACTAATTTACTTTCAGATGCTCGCACATTAAAACAAGAACTTAGACAAGATTTTTGGCATAAAGATGTTATTTTAGCAGTAATTACACTAGATTTAGAGTTAAAAAGACAATTCCAAAAGTTTGCTATAGAAAAAGCAACCATATTAGAAATTTGTAAAAGTATGTTAGCCAATAACTTTAATGCTATTGGAGAGCTAACAGACGGAACAACATTAAATTTAGCAGCAGCTAAAGACTTTATTGAAAACTTAGACAAAATCTTAGCTCAAGATTATGAATCTCTCCAAAATGAATTAAAACAAGCAGCACAAGTTTTTGAGATAGTTTATAACGCCAATGATGAATGGCAAAAATTATCTAAACAAGCTAGTAAAATAAATAACCAAAAAGCAGACCAACAAAAATTTGTTGCTACTAAAGCAGAAAATCTGATGTTAAAACCATTAATAGAAACTCATAGGAATATAGGAATCGTTGAAATAGAAGAACAATTAACTGCTAGGGTGGAAGAAATTATAAATTCTATCAACCAAACAGCTAAAACTAACAAATTGCCTTTAAGGTATTCACAATTAATTTTAAGCCAAAATGAAATTATAGCTCTATTTTCTCAAGGTAATATGCTAGAAAGCACTTTTCATGCTCAACAATATAATTTAACTAGAAAAGTAACTGCTTTAATTGCTGAATTGCAAGAAACTTTTAGCTTACTCTCACAAAATGAACAAAAGAGCTTGAAGTCTAATCTAAACAATATTTTAGGCCAACTACTAGAACATGCAGAAAAAGTTAATTCTGAGTTAGAAATATTGTCCAAACAAGCAGATAAATAATCAGACATTAATCTATCTATTGCTTTAGTAGGGATAAAAAATAAACTAACCAAAGCTGTTGAACAAAGTTGTGAATGGAGCGACATAATTTTACAAAATAGTTATGTTTAATCCTAATAACTTAAATACTTCATTTTATAGATATTTTTTTGCATTTATCTGTTCATTATCATATGTGGGCGCAAGACTTGCGCTCACAAAGTTTTTTTTGTTTACCATCTTAGTTGCTTCTAAAAAATACTACTAAATCAAATAAAATATTATATAAAAAAAACCTAGTTATTTTTATATAATCTATGTTGTAATAAGTTAATTAACTTAGTAAATAATTGTTTGTAGTTTATAGGTATTTTTTATAGGGATAGAAATTAATGATAAACGACAAAGAAAAAAAACTTGATTTAGAATCAGCTAAAATTTTAATAGTTGATGATGACTTAGAAGGGCAAAAAGTTTTAGGTTATTTGCTTTCAAAATATGGTTACAAACTAGAATTTGCTGATGATGGTGAAGAAGGACTAAAAAAAGCTCAAGAAATAGAACCTGATTTAATCTTATTAGACATAATGTTACCTGGTATAGATGGATTTACAGTCTGTCAATTTATAAGACAAGATAAAAGACTAGCGAAAGTACCCATAGTAATGGTGACAGCATTAGAAGATTCAAAGTCTCGTAGACTTGCAATTGAAGCAGGTGCAGATGATTTTATTTCTAAACCATATGATTTAATAGAGTTACGAGCAAGAATACAGAATATTGTAAAATTAAATAGGTATAGGCAATTTTTACTGGAGCGAGAAAAATTTGAACGAATTGTAGAAATTTGCCCTGATGGAATAGTTATACTTTCTGAAAAGCAAGAAATATTGCTAGTTAATCCTGCTTCTTTGCAAATGTTTAGAGTAAAAGATCTTAAGGATATAATAGGTCTTAACATTGATTTTTTAATAGACATAGAGTATTTAGAAAATTGGAAAAATTTTTTAGATAAAGTCTTAACTTATCAACTTAATAAGCTTTATATAGAAATTAGATTTTACACAATAGAAGGAAAAAGTTTTCCAGCAGAGGTGACAGCCGGATACTTGCTGTGGGATAACATGCCTTCGCTACAACTTATGATTAAAGATATTAGTGAAAAACAAAGGCTAGAAACACAACTTTTAAGGTCACAACGTTTAGAAACTATTGGTGTACTTGTAAGTGGTATAGCACATGACTTAAATAATCTTTTAACCCCATTGTTATTAGGTGTAGAAATGCTAAAAATGGGTGTAAATAAAAACAACTAGATGAAGTATTGGGAATAATTCAAAATAGTGCTGAACGTGGCGCGGAAATGGTAAAACAAATTTTAATTTTTGCTAGTGGAGCAAAAAAAGGCACTGAACCTATTCAACCAAAACATATACTTAAGGAAATCCATAGTATAATTCGAGATACTTTTCCCAAAGACATTTCTTTAGTTAATTTGCCAGCAAAGGAATTATGGTTGATTGAAGCAGATGCAACACAACTAACCCAAGTATTATTAAACCTTTGTGTTAATGCTCGTGATGCAATGCCACAGGGAGGGGAACTTAAGGTTTTTGCAGAAAATGTTTTTTTAGAGCAAACTTATTTAGCAACTAGACCTGAGTTAACAGGTTTGATAGCGGGAGCATATGTAGTTTTTAATGTTGTTGATACTGGTATAGGTATGAGTGAAGAAGTTTTAGAAAAAATTTTTGACCCATTTTTTACTACTAAAGATGCTAATAAAGGTACAGGTCTAGGTTTATTTACAGCACAAACAATAATTAAAAATTATAAAGGTATTATTCAAGTAAATAGTAAATTAGGTGAAGGTAGTTGTTTTAGTTTCTATATGCCTGCTTATGAAAAGAAGGAAAATATCAAAACAATAGAAGCTTCTTTACCAATATATTTAGGTAATGGAGAGTTAGTTTTTATTATCGATGACGAGCTAGCCTTATGTGAAATTATCAAAGCCACACTTGAATCAGCAAACTACCAAGCAATATTTGCAGCCGATGGAGTAGAAGCAATAGCTACTTATAATGAGTACAAAGATAAAGTAGCTGTAGTATTGCTAGATTTACACTTACCTTTAATTAGCGGTATAGCTTTGATTCGTGTACTACAGAAAATCTCTCCAAATATAAAAATTATTATTACTAGCGGACTAGCAAGGGCAGAAGAAGTTTCTGAAGCCTTAAAACAAGGAGCAGCAAGTTTTTTAGCTAAACCCTATATGGCACAAGATTTGCTGAAATTAATAAATGAAACTTTATTGGGTACAAATAGCCCTAATAGTCCTATAAGGTAATAAAATATGACTAATTCATTAAAACCAAACTCTGAAATCAAAGTAATGATTGTTGATGATGATGCAAATGTTCGTAGAATGGTACGCTTGCTTTTTGAACGAGATGGCTATCAAGTGGTTGAAGCTACTAATGGAAAAGAAGGTGTAGAACTTTATCAAAAACTACAACCAAGTGTAATTTTAATGGATATAGCTATGCCTGAAATGGCTGGACTAACAGCTTGTAAAAAAATTCGTGAAACTCCAACAGATATTCCTATCTTACTTGTCACCTCTCTTTCAGATGTTGACTCTATAGAAAAAGGATTTGCTGCTGGTGCTACAGATTATATTACTAAACCCCTTAATTGGATTGTACTTAAACAAAGAACACTTCATTTATCTAGAATTAGCCAGGCAGAAAAAACTGTTGCAAGCCTTCAACAATGGGAACAAATTCATAACTACACTAATAGCCAGGAAAAAAATGAAAATCTGCTTATAGGTAGTGGAGAAGCTTTTTCGGAAATACATCAACTTATTAGACGTGCAGCCTCAACAGATGCAACAGTTTTAATTACTGGAGAGACTGGAACAGGCAAAAATGTTATTGCCAAAGCAATTCATCACACTAGCGAAGGAAGACGCAAAGCTTTTATCAGTATAAATTGTGCTGCTTTACCAGAAAGCTTAATTGAAGCAGAACTATTTGGTGTAGAAAAAGGAGCTTATACTGGAGCTACATCTAGCCGTAAAGGTCTTTTTGAGTTAGCTAATGATGGGACTTTGTTTTTAGATGAGATTGGAGAAATGCCTGTACTTTTACAATCCAAATTGTTAAGTGTGTTAGAAGAGCGAAAAGTCCGGCGTTTAGGAGCAGAAAACTATAAAGATATTAATGTTAGAATTATTGCAGCAACAAATGTTAATCCAAAACAAGCTATAGAGAATGGTAAACTTAGAAGCGATTTATTCTATCGTTTAAGTGTGATTAATATTCAAATACCTGCTCTACGCCAAAGGTCTGAAGATATAGCACAACTTTGTTATCACTTTATTAAAAAGTTTGCTCCCACTCGCAATTTATTTTTATCTGACCAAGAACTTGATTTACTAAAAAAATATTCATGGCCCGGTAATGTTCGAGAATTACGAAATATTATTGAGCGTTGTATAATTTTACAACCTGGCCCAGAACTACAGCCTTCTAAATTAATAAGCAATTTTGAAAGTAAAGATAACCATTCTGAAGAGAGTGAAAATTTAGTTATAGAAAACAGAATTTTTACTTTAGAGGAGCTAGAAAAGCAATATATAGAAAAAATATATAACCAACTTGGTAAAAACCAAACTCATACAGCACAAGCATTAAATATTTCTTTAACAACATTAAAAAGAAAACTAAAAGATTATAAAATTAGTCTTCATAGTGGATCTGTAAAACTAGACACCAAAAAGAGGGTAAAAGAGTTATAAACAAAGCAATGAAAAAAGGGGCCGTGTTTGAGTGAAATTGGTAGTGCAGTTGTAGCCCTTTGTTAAATTGATGTACAAACCAAGTGCCAACTTTTTTATATCACGACCCCTTTTATATCATTACCAATAGTAAAAACTATCCATCATTGATCAAAATTTAGCTGCTAAATACTTGGTATACTTCTAATTGTTAGAACAGTTAACCGCAAGTTGCTACCCAAAATACTGGTGTAATCCATAGAGCATCCAAACATACACTTCCACCACATTCATTTGCTTTGATAATAAGCACTGTATATTGAGTCAACAAATACACTGCTAGTGATGCCACTACTCCTGCTGCTATTGTTCCTAATATTGGCCCTAATGCTAGTAATATTGGTGCTAGTGCTAGTATAACTGCTCCTACAGATATCCCTCCTGCAGATATCCATTTTAGAAACTCTGCTGGTATTCTAATCCTATATCCCCACCAGAATGCTTCAAAACTTGGTGCTGGTACAGCTTCTTCTGTCACTGTATTTGATGCTGAAATGTTTTCAATTAACATCTTCTCATCAAAATCTACTCCTCTTACTTTCATTGCTAATATTGGATTAGCTACAAAGTCTTTGTTAATCTGTTCATTAGATTTAGCTAGTTCTACATAATCATCTAATGTAATGTTTTTCATATCAACCTCCTTTACAGTCAACCTTTAGACTTAAGATTTAGAACAACTTTTGATGTTGTACTTTTAGTTAATACAAAACTCTTGTAAATTACAGACTAGTTAATACTTTCTAGCAAAAACGCTAAATGTATATGATTACGCAATACATTATAAAATGTATCAAATCACACTACAAGCCATTGGCGTACTTTTCAACCGTAAATACGCCTAACATTACAATCCTAGCTTTGAATAATTATTAATTACTGTTTTTTGTTTTGATTTATTCAGATGGATAGGGCCATTGGAAAACCAGACATTGGGCGGGTAAAAATCCGGTCACTTTAGATCAGGGTTGAGTTAAGTTAAAATACTAGTAAATCAAAAAAGAGTCAATAAAAACAATACATCTACGACGGACAACAAAAAAGACAATTCAAATAAAGAACCTTACGCCTACGGCGAATGCTCAAGAAAGGGCAATGAAAATGTCTTTTTTCCAAAGTAAAAATGAGACCCGGCCATGTGCGTCGTTTCACTCCTACTTATGGCCTACTATTTAGGCGACCAAAAGTAAGTAAAAATAAGTTGAAAGTTAAACCGGCCATATTGCGTCGTTTCACTCCTCTTATGGCCTACTATTTAGGCGACCAAAAGTAAGTAAAAATAAGTTGAAAGTTAAACCGGCCATAATGGGTCGTTTCACTCCTACTTATGGCCTACTATTTAGGCGACCAAAAGTAAGTAAAAAGTAAGTTGAAAGTTAAACCGACCATGCGTCGTTTCACTCCTACTTATGGCCTACTGTTTAGGCGACCAAAAAGTAAGTAAAAAAGTTGAAAGTTAAGCGGCCATAGTGCGTCGTTTCACTCCTACTTATGGCCTACTGTTTAGCCAACAGGAGTTGAGCTTTACGGCGTTTGACAGTTCTAAAGGAACTCCCTTTAGTAGTAAGGATATGAGAATGATGTCCAAGTCTATCAAGTAAAGCAGTAGTAAGTTTTTCACAACCAAAGACTTGAACCCATTCACTGAAAGCTAAGTTTGTAGTAACAATAGTTGAACGACGACTATAGCGTTCAGCTAATAGATTAAAGAGCAACTCTCCTCCAGTACGATCAAAAGGAACAAAACCTAGTTCATCAACAATTAGTAACTCTACTTTGTGTAGCCGTTGATGTAACTTTGTTAAACTGCGCTCGTCCTTTGCCTCTATTAATGAGCGAACTAAAGATGCTGCTCTAGCAAACAATACATTGTAACCTCGGCGAGTAGCTTCTATTCCTAGGCATATTGACAGCATTGTTTTTCCTGTACCGATGGGGCCAGCTAAAATTACATCCTCAGCTTTCTTTATATATTCTGCACTAGAAAGCTCCAGAATTTTTGGTTTTGATATTCCTTCTAAGGCTGTCCAATCAACTTGCTCTAGGGTTTTTATCTCTGGAAATTGGGCAATTTTTAACCTGTAAGCAGCAGCAAGCTCAGAACGGCTATTTACCTCTTTTTCCAAAAGCTCTTTTAGAAACTCTTCATACTGCCATTGTCCATCTCTTGCACACCGTGCAACTGCTGTATAATCACGAGCTATAGCTGGCATTTTTAATGCTTTTAGGTACTCTACTATTATTGCATCTTGTGTAGTATTTATCATAGCTTACCTCCTGCAAGCATCCAGTCATAGTCTTTAGCTTTAGCTTTTTCTATTTCAAATTGCTGTAAATTCTCTGGTAAATCTATTTCTAAAGTTATACTACTATCTTGTAGTTTCTTAGCTAATGCTAGTAGATCTATTTTACCTACTGCCAAAGATTTTCTTAGTGCTTCTTTAACTTCTTCTTCTCCATGTTCAAGAACTGCTCCTAAAATACGTGAAAGAACTCGTCCTGCTTCTCGCCCTCCATAAACACTACTGAGCATCTCCCACAATTGAGGAAATGGTTCTCCTAACTCAGTAACTAAATTTGGAGCAACCTGGCGTACTGCTTGTGGCTTGCGGGCTAATTCTGGTAAGTAATTGCGGTAGCGTATGTATCGGCTTCCTGGTACTTGTTTAGGTAAAATTATTTCCGTTCCTTTACAAGCAACTGTAATTTCTTCTACTCCTATGTAGGCTTTAGCGTCTAGTCTTGCCCAAGTTTGTGGTACTGCATAATCTGCTCCTTCTATTCTTACTAGAGCTTTATTACTTACTTTACACATTACCATTACTCTAGGGTCAAATTCCCTTTCTGGTAAGGCTTTGAGGTACTTTTCCTCCTCAAATGCTTTAGCTACACTTATTCTCTCAGCATTTAGCTTTTGTGATAGAAGTCTTTATTTGGTTTTGTATTTCTTCTGATATTTGCTTTAGGCTATCTGCTTGGGGTATTGGAGTCATATGTTGTAGTCGGATATTTTTACCTGCTTGCTCTACCCCTCCTTTATCATGTCCCTCTCCTACTCTAGTAAAACACGGTTCATACAGATAATGGCTTACCAAAGATTTAAATTTATCAGTTAATTCTCTTTCTCCTCCTAGCACTTTTTTTACTGCTAGACTTAAATTGTCATAAACTATTCTTGTGGTATTCCTCCTAGTGCCTTAAATGCTCTTATCCCATCCAACAGCGATAATTGGTCACATTTTCATATAGCCATATATATTCATATCCACTGTACTGCAATCTCATTAAAAACTTCCATACTTTTTCTCTTCTTCCTTTATTTTTACTGCCACTTCAAAATAATCTACTTGTGCTACTTCTCCTGCTCTATACACTAGTGGTATATAGACTTCTTTTGTCTCCTTCTTTTCTCTTAAGTAACGTTTTATTGTTGTTTTTCCTACTATATATCTTCTTCTATCAATTGCTTGTGTATTATTGTAGAAGTGATTCGTTGTTTTGCTGTTGTTTTCCTTCGCCATTCTACTAATAGTTCATCTATTCTTCCTCCTACCTTTTCAGTTACAGGTTTTTCTCGTGCTTTTTTTTCTACTCTCTTAGGTTCTGCTTCTTTCAAGTATTTAGCTACTGTTTCTTTATCTATATTTAGTTGACGGGCTACTTCTCTTTGACTTAGTCCCTCAATTAATACTTTATACCTATGTTTTTTGTTTTGATTTATTCAGAACTGGTAGTTGTAAGACAAGTAGAACAATAACTTGATAAAACACCAATATTAGTTGATATTTTGTTTTGTAAAAAATATATTGCTTATTATTTGTAATTTGGCCTATTAATGACAATTATATGATAATACTAAATACTACATGGCTACCATCTGGCAATTTAGCAATTTGGGTTGAAAGTTTAGAGCTTTTTGAGCAATTTCTAGCCAAAAGAGAGACACAAAAAAATAAGTTAGCAAATAAAGGTAACAAAAAACAGCAAACGGAAATCCTAGAACATCCTTTTGTTTGCTCTACTAATTCCATCCTAGAAATAATAAGCTCATCCTTTCAAATAGACAAAAAGCTTTTAGATCCAGAAAATAAAATATTATCAAGCAGGCTTTTGGCTAAGAAAACTGCTGATGGCAATAAAGATAACAATACTTTAGTTAAATTATCTTTGCCAACGGCTGATAACTTACCTCAACCTTCTCATCCACTATTTAGAGATTTAATTCCTGAGCATAAACCAAAAGAACTATCTGCTTGGCAAGTTCCTAGCTTAGAAGTAAAAACGGATTTAGCTTTAGACCTTTTGTTATCTTTACCTACAAAAGCCCCATCAGGAATAATTTTTAGCGATTCTTTGTTATTTTTTAGCGAGTTAGCTAAATTTGCCCTTAAATTAGTTGTTCAAGGAAAAGTTCTTCCGGCCCTAGAAAAAAGACAAGATAGTTTTTTTGCACGTTGGCAACCTGTAGTAAATACTGATGTAGAATTATTGCAAGCAAAACAATTAATGGAGTTAATGCCTCTCTCGCTATGTTGGATAATAGGAACTCCTAAGCCAAGTACTACCATCACCACCATTTTTCAACTAACTTTAGAAAGTCTAGTTGATGGTCTAGTTAGAAAAACTTTATCAGGGACTAAGTTTTTTACTAGCAGTAAAAAATACTCTTCCGCCCATCAGGAATGGTTAACTGCTCTACTTTCAGAGCCTGAAATAACTACTGACAAAACAGAGCTAAATGCTTTATATAAAGTAATTAACCATTGGCATAACTCTGCTTTTAGAGCTACAGGACAACTACGTACATGTTTTCGCCTTTCTGAACCTCCTTCAGAGACTAAATTTGTTGAAATTAAGCGGACGACCAAAAAAAATACAAAGAAAATTGCTGAAGAAAGTGAATTAAAAAAAGAGCTAAATTTGCAAACAACAAACGAATGGAAAATAGATTTTCTTTTGCAAGCGATAGATGACAAAAGTTTGTTGGTGCCTGCTGAAATAGTTTGGAAGACAAAAGGTAAAGTCCTTAAGTTTTCTTCCAGAGACTTTGAGAGTCCACAAGAAAGACTTTTAACAGATCTTGGTAAATCTATTCGTTTATATCCAGAGCTTGAATCAGCATTAAAAGTAGCTAAACCTGTTTCGCTATATCTAGACACAACAGGAGCTTATAAGTTTTTAAGAGAAATAATGCCGCTTCTTGAACAATCTGGTTTTGGAGTGCTAGTTCCTAGTTGGTATGGTCGTCCATTACTACGCCCAGGTGCAAAACTTACTGCTCAACCTACAAAAGGCAAGGCTACAGGCTCAAACTTACTTGGACTAGAAGGAATTTGTGATTACCAATGGAAATTAGCCATTGGTGAAGAAGAAATTTCTTATGAAGATTTTCTTAAACTTGCTAAGTTAAAAGTGCCTTTAGTTCAAATACGTGGACAATGGGTTGAGCTTAAATCTGAAGAAATACAAGCTGCAATAGCTTTTTTTGAGAAAAAACACCTATCAGGAGAAATGACTGTAAATGAAGTCTTGCGTGTAGGTTTAGGGTTAGAAGGTGAAAAATTAGGTGTCCCTGTTGTTGGTTTTGAAACTTCTGGTTGGCTAAAGGAGTTTCTAGCTGAAAATAATGAGCAGAAATTAACTGAACAAAAAGCTCCAAAAGGCTTTGTTGGTAAACTGCGACCTTATCAAGAAAGAGGCTTATCTTGGTTAAACTTCTTGAATAATTTAGGGATTGGTGCTTGTTTAGCTGATGACATGGGGTTAGGAAAAACCGTTCAACTTCTAGCCTTGCTTGTACTAGAAAGACAAAACTCAAATAAAAAGCAAAATCCTACATTGTTAGTTTGTCCAATGTCAGTAGTAGAAAATTGGCAAAGAAAATCACCACGTTTTGCTCCAAGCCTAAAAGTACAAATTCATCATGGGTCTGAACGCCTTACAGACAAAGAGTTTGTAGAAGAAGCACAAAAAGCAGATTTAGTTATAACTACTTATGGATTAGCTACCAGAGATCAAAGTTTACTTTTAGAAGTAACCTGGGCAAGAGTGGTTTTAGATGAAGCACAAAATATTAAAAACCCTGATGCTAAACAAACTAAAGCTATTCGCAGTCTTAAGAGCCAAAGTAGAATTGCATTGACTGGAACACCTGTAGAAAATAGGTTGTCAGAACTTTGGTCAATAATGGAATTTCTTAATCCTGGTTTGCTTGGGTCAGCTAGCAATTTTAGTAAGCAGTTTTCTACTCCAATAGAGCGTTACAGAAGCAAAGAAAAAGCCACTCTACTCAAGCAATTAACACAGCCATTTATTCTTCGTAGGTTAAAAACAGATAAAAAGATTATTCAAGATTTACCTGAAAAAATAGAGATGAAAGTCTTTTGCAATCTCACATCTGAACAAGCTTCACTCTATCAAGCTGTAGTAGATGAAATGATGCAAAAGATTGAAAAAAGTGAAGAAAAAAGTATTGAACGTAAAGGCATGGTTTTAGCTACATTGATGAAACTAAAACAGGTTTGTAATCACCCTGTGCAAATGTTGCAAGATGGTTCAAGTGTAGCAGAACGCTCAGGTAAGTTGGCTAGACTAGAAGAAATCATAGAAGAAATTTTAGATGCTGGAGATAAAGTACTTTGTTTTAGCCAATTTGCTGAAATGGGAAAAATGCTTAAATCTCATTTACAGGAAAAATTTGGCTGTGAAATCCTTTTTTTACAGGGTGCAACAACTAAAAAGGCTCGTGATGAAATGGTAGAGAGATTTCAATCAGCCAATGGGCCAGCAATTTTTATACTCTCTCTTAAAGCTGGTGGTGTAGGGCTTAATTTAACAGCAGCACAGCAC
This region includes:
- a CDS encoding response regulator, whose protein sequence is MINDKEKKLDLESAKILIVDDDLEGQKVLGYLLSKYGYKLEFADDGEEGLKKAQEIEPDLILLDIMLPGIDGFTVCQFIRQDKRLAKVPIVMVTALEDSKSRRLAIEAGADDFISKPYDLIELRARIQNIVKLNRYRQFLLEREKFERIVEICPDGIVILSEKQEILLVNPASLQMFRVKDLKDIIGLNIDFLIDIEYLENWKNFLDKVLTYQLNKLYIEIRFYTIEGKSFPAEVTAGYLLWDNMPSLQLMIKDISEKQRLETQLLRSQRLETIGVLVSGIAHDLNNLLTPLLLGVEMLKMGVNKNN
- a CDS encoding response regulator — encoded protein: MGIIQNSAERGAEMVKQILIFASGAKKGTEPIQPKHILKEIHSIIRDTFPKDISLVNLPAKELWLIEADATQLTQVLLNLCVNARDAMPQGGELKVFAENVFLEQTYLATRPELTGLIAGAYVVFNVVDTGIGMSEEVLEKIFDPFFTTKDANKGTGLGLFTAQTIIKNYKGIIQVNSKLGEGSCFSFYMPAYEKKENIKTIEASLPIYLGNGELVFIIDDELALCEIIKATLESANYQAIFAADGVEAIATYNEYKDKVAVVLLDLHLPLISGIALIRVLQKISPNIKIIITSGLARAEEVSEALKQGAASFLAKPYMAQDLLKLINETLLGTNSPNSPIR
- a CDS encoding sigma-54-dependent Fis family transcriptional regulator produces the protein MTNSLKPNSEIKVMIVDDDANVRRMVRLLFERDGYQVVEATNGKEGVELYQKLQPSVILMDIAMPEMAGLTACKKIRETPTDIPILLVTSLSDVDSIEKGFAAGATDYITKPLNWIVLKQRTLHLSRISQAEKTVASLQQWEQIHNYTNSQEKNENLLIGSGEAFSEIHQLIRRAASTDATVLITGETGTGKNVIAKAIHHTSEGRRKAFISINCAALPESLIEAELFGVEKGAYTGATSSRKGLFELANDGTLFLDEIGEMPVLLQSKLLSVLEERKVRRLGAENYKDINVRIIAATNVNPKQAIENGKLRSDLFYRLSVINIQIPALRQRSEDIAQLCYHFIKKFAPTRNLFLSDQELDLLKKYSWPGNVRELRNIIERCIILQPGPELQPSKLISNFESKDNHSEESENLVIENRIFTLEELEKQYIEKIYNQLGKNQTHTAQALNISLTTLKRKLKDYKISLHSGSVKLDTKKRVKEL
- a CDS encoding ATP-binding protein; protein product: MINTTQDAIIVEYLKALKMPAIARDYTAVARCARDGQWQYEEFLKELLEKEVNSRSELAAAYRLKIAQFPEIKTLEQVDWTALEGISKPKILELSSAEYIKKAEDVILAGPIGTGKTMLSICLGIEATRRGYNVLFARAASLVRSLIEAKDERSLTKLHQRLHKVELLIVDELGFVPFDRTGGELLFNLLAERYSRRSTIVTTNLAFSEWVQVFGCEKLTTALLDRLGHHSHILTTKGSSFRTVKRRKAQLLLAKQ
- a CDS encoding DEAD/DEAH box helicase, which codes for MIILNTTWLPSGNLAIWVESLELFEQFLAKRETQKNKLANKGNKKQQTEILEHPFVCSTNSILEIISSSFQIDKKLLDPENKILSSRLLAKKTADGNKDNNTLVKLSLPTADNLPQPSHPLFRDLIPEHKPKELSAWQVPSLEVKTDLALDLLLSLPTKAPSGIIFSDSLLFFSELAKFALKLVVQGKVLPALEKRQDSFFARWQPVVNTDVELLQAKQLMELMPLSLCWIIGTPKPSTTITTIFQLTLESLVDGLVRKTLSGTKFFTSSKKYSSAHQEWLTALLSEPEITTDKTELNALYKVINHWHNSAFRATGQLRTCFRLSEPPSETKFVEIKRTTKKNTKKIAEESELKKELNLQTTNEWKIDFLLQAIDDKSLLVPAEIVWKTKGKVLKFSSRDFESPQERLLTDLGKSIRLYPELESALKVAKPVSLYLDTTGAYKFLREIMPLLEQSGFGVLVPSWYGRPLLRPGAKLTAQPTKGKATGSNLLGLEGICDYQWKLAIGEEEISYEDFLKLAKLKVPLVQIRGQWVELKSEEIQAAIAFFEKKHLSGEMTVNEVLRVGLGLEGEKLGVPVVGFETSGWLKEFLAENNEQKLTEQKAPKGFVGKLRPYQERGLSWLNFLNNLGIGACLADDMGLGKTVQLLALLVLERQNSNKKQNPTLLVCPMSVVENWQRKSPRFAPSLKVQIHHGSERLTDKEFVEEAQKADLVITTYGLATRDQSLLLEVTWARVVLDEAQNIKNPDAKQTKAIRSLKSQSRIALTGTPVENRLSELWSIMEFLNPGLLGSASNFSKQFSTPIERYRSKEKATLLKQLTQPFILRRLKTDKKIIQDLPEKIEMKVFCNLTSEQASLYQAVVDEMMQKIEKSEEKSIERKGMVLATLMKLKQVCNHPVQMLQDGSSVAERSGKLARLEEIIEEILDAGDKVLCFSQFAEMGKMLKSHLQEKFGCEILFLQGATTKKARDEMVERFQSANGPAIFILSLKAGGVGLNLTAAQHVIHFDRWWNPAVEAQATDRAFRIGQTKNVQVRKFVCIGTIEEKIDLLIEQKKELADNIVGTGEGWLTELSNKELRQLVALSKDAVSESASKAFTKTKTASSKKALSQNSK